One genomic region from Streptomyces sp. NBC_00582 encodes:
- a CDS encoding dihydrofolate reductase family protein codes for MRKIVLMMSVSLDGYMEGPGRDISWHRVDDEIHQDANDAVAGMAGLLSGRVTYDLMADFWPTADADPETPAVMAEFAGIWREIPKYVYSRTLRHADWNTTIVREVVPAEVRALKEQHHAGLGPGDLGLGGADLADVFLRHGLVDRIRLYVHPVLIGRGKPLFRHADTMTGLHLVESRAFGNGVVLLRYDVEHD; via the coding sequence ATGCGGAAGATCGTCCTGATGATGTCGGTGTCCCTGGACGGATACATGGAGGGGCCGGGCCGCGACATCTCCTGGCACCGCGTCGACGACGAGATCCACCAGGACGCCAACGACGCCGTCGCCGGGATGGCGGGCCTCCTCTCCGGCCGGGTCACCTACGACCTCATGGCCGATTTCTGGCCCACCGCCGACGCCGACCCCGAGACCCCCGCGGTGATGGCCGAGTTCGCCGGCATCTGGCGCGAGATCCCGAAGTACGTCTACTCCCGCACGCTTCGGCACGCCGACTGGAACACGACGATCGTGCGGGAGGTCGTCCCGGCGGAGGTGCGGGCCCTCAAGGAGCAGCACCACGCCGGGCTGGGGCCCGGTGACCTGGGACTGGGCGGTGCCGACCTTGCCGACGTCTTCCTCCGCCACGGCCTCGTCGACCGGATCCGGCTCTACGTCCACCCCGTGCTGATCGGCCGGGGCAAACCCCTCTTCCGGCACGCCGACACGATGACCGGCCTCCACCTCGTCGAGTCCCGCGCCTTCGGCAACGGCGTCGTCCTGCTCCGCTACGACGTGGAACACGACTGA
- a CDS encoding transglycosylase SLT domain-containing protein encodes MSRISVRGFAVASATAVTAVGSVVGVASGSVAQPNDAESTASDATLLADIPAGQQAQVQTATVAQQANYQAIAADEGAKKEAEAAARKAAAETAVAKKEAAEKAAKERAEAKAKASRSASDFPVQSSYTVAQIQAMAAQMVPSGQFQCFSNIVDHESSWNYHAVNASSGAYGLFQALPAGKYASAGADWQTNPATQIKWGLNYMDSRYGSPCEAWSFWQANHWY; translated from the coding sequence GTGAGCCGGATCTCGGTCCGGGGATTCGCAGTGGCCTCGGCCACCGCGGTCACCGCTGTCGGAAGCGTCGTCGGCGTTGCCTCGGGCAGTGTCGCGCAGCCCAACGACGCAGAGTCGACAGCGAGCGACGCGACGCTCCTCGCTGACATACCTGCCGGCCAGCAGGCCCAGGTGCAGACCGCCACCGTGGCGCAGCAGGCCAACTACCAGGCCATCGCCGCCGACGAGGGAGCGAAGAAGGAAGCGGAGGCAGCGGCACGCAAGGCCGCCGCCGAGACCGCCGTCGCGAAGAAGGAGGCCGCCGAGAAGGCGGCCAAGGAGCGCGCGGAGGCGAAGGCCAAGGCCAGCCGCAGCGCGTCCGACTTCCCGGTCCAGAGCTCGTACACGGTCGCGCAGATCCAGGCCATGGCCGCGCAGATGGTGCCCAGCGGCCAGTTCCAGTGCTTCAGCAACATCGTGGACCACGAGTCGAGCTGGAACTACCACGCCGTCAACGCCTCCTCCGGCGCCTACGGTCTGTTCCAGGCACTGCCCGCCGGCAAGTACGCGTCCGCGGGCGCCGACTGGCAGACCAACCCGGCCACCCAGATCAAGTGGGGCCTGAACTACATGGACAGCCGGTACGGCAGCCCCTGTGAGGCGTGGTCGTTCTGGCAGGCCAACCACTGGTACTGA
- a CDS encoding isoprenyl transferase — MNLRDKLRGLLVRLYARRVEGHLDHAQVPKHIGVIMDGNRRWAKAAGSTTEHGHRAGAEKIEEFLGWCTETDVEVVTLWLLSTDNLDRPQEELVPLLGIIEDVVRTLAADGRWRVHHVGTPDILPSHVQTALKEAEQSTAHVDGILVNVAIGYGGRQEIADAVRSMITDAADKGVSMEDLADSVSVDLIGRHLYTGAQPDPDLVIRTSGEQRLSGFMLWQTAHAEYYFCEVFWPAFRKVDFLRALRDYAARHRRYGG; from the coding sequence GTGAACCTGCGCGACAAGCTGCGCGGCCTTCTGGTCAGGCTGTACGCACGCCGGGTGGAAGGCCACCTGGACCACGCTCAGGTGCCCAAGCACATCGGCGTCATCATGGACGGCAACCGCCGCTGGGCGAAGGCCGCCGGGTCCACCACCGAGCACGGCCACCGCGCCGGTGCCGAGAAGATCGAGGAGTTCCTCGGCTGGTGCACCGAGACGGACGTCGAGGTCGTCACCCTCTGGCTGCTGTCGACGGACAACCTCGACCGTCCCCAGGAGGAACTCGTCCCGCTCCTCGGCATCATCGAGGACGTGGTCCGCACCCTCGCCGCCGACGGCCGCTGGCGCGTCCACCACGTCGGCACCCCCGACATCCTCCCCTCCCATGTGCAGACCGCGCTGAAGGAGGCCGAGCAGTCCACGGCCCACGTCGACGGCATACTGGTCAACGTCGCCATCGGCTACGGCGGCCGCCAGGAGATCGCCGACGCCGTCCGCTCGATGATCACCGACGCCGCCGACAAGGGCGTCTCGATGGAGGACCTCGCGGACTCCGTCAGCGTCGACCTGATCGGCCGCCACCTCTACACCGGCGCCCAGCCCGACCCCGACCTCGTCATCCGCACCAGCGGCGAACAGCGGCTGTCCGGATTCATGCTGTGGCAGACGGCCCACGCGGAGTACTACTTCTGCGAGGTCTTCTGGCCGGCCTTCCGCAAGGTCGACTTCCTGCGCGCCCTGCGCGACTACGCCGCACGTCACCGCCGCTACGGCGGCTGA
- a CDS encoding winged helix DNA-binding domain-containing protein, translated as MGRGSARRLERRFLANPLAAGDGGPAEIVAAMAGAHARVPSAAEVSVGIRAEGMTRTDVRAALTRDRSLVRTHGPRGTVHLLPARELALWTSALTAVPSGRSPLPPEVRLTEAQAEQVAAAVGEALDGVWLTVDELDEEVVARTGPWAGERVMPAFQDLWPRWRQVLLQAGQSGALCFGPNRGRKVTYTRPPRFDPLPPGQALRLLVGRHLAVYGPATPQDFAKWLAAPPGWAATLFEEALGAGELEEVLFEGRRAWVAAGDTGFPQEPARGVRLLPYFDAYVVAAQPRELLFPGAAHGRALAGGQAGNFPVLLVDGAVAGVWHQRRRGRRTTVTVEPLGRLTAHQTREFGDRAERIGEVLEATAELVIGEVTTGAHA; from the coding sequence GTGGGAAGAGGCTCCGCGCGGCGGCTGGAACGGCGGTTCCTGGCCAATCCGCTCGCGGCCGGTGACGGAGGGCCCGCGGAGATCGTCGCGGCCATGGCCGGCGCGCACGCGCGGGTTCCCTCGGCTGCGGAGGTGTCGGTCGGGATCCGCGCCGAGGGGATGACACGGACCGACGTACGGGCCGCGCTGACCCGGGACCGGTCACTGGTGCGGACGCACGGCCCGCGCGGGACGGTCCATCTGCTGCCCGCCCGTGAACTCGCCCTGTGGACCTCCGCCCTGACCGCGGTCCCCTCCGGCCGCAGTCCCCTCCCGCCGGAGGTACGGCTCACCGAGGCGCAGGCCGAGCAGGTGGCGGCCGCCGTCGGGGAGGCGCTCGACGGGGTGTGGCTGACGGTGGACGAGCTGGACGAGGAGGTCGTCGCCCGCACCGGGCCCTGGGCCGGGGAGCGGGTGATGCCCGCCTTCCAGGACCTGTGGCCGCGCTGGCGCCAGGTGCTCCTCCAGGCAGGCCAGTCGGGCGCGCTCTGCTTCGGGCCGAACCGGGGCCGCAAGGTGACGTACACCCGCCCACCGCGCTTCGATCCGCTGCCGCCCGGGCAGGCCCTGCGTCTGCTGGTCGGCCGCCATCTGGCCGTCTACGGCCCCGCGACCCCGCAGGACTTCGCCAAGTGGCTGGCGGCGCCTCCCGGTTGGGCGGCCACGCTGTTCGAGGAGGCGCTCGGGGCGGGCGAGCTGGAGGAGGTGCTGTTCGAGGGCCGGCGGGCCTGGGTGGCGGCCGGGGACACCGGGTTCCCGCAGGAGCCCGCGCGTGGGGTGCGGCTGCTGCCCTACTTCGACGCGTACGTCGTCGCCGCCCAGCCCCGGGAGCTGCTGTTCCCGGGTGCCGCCCACGGGCGGGCGCTGGCGGGCGGGCAGGCCGGGAACTTCCCCGTGCTGCTGGTGGACGGGGCGGTGGCGGGGGTCTGGCACCAGCGGCGCCGGGGCCGTCGTACGACCGTCACGGTGGAGCCGCTCGGCCGGCTGACGGCCCACCAGACACGGGAGTTCGGCGACCGGGCCGAACGGATCGGGGAGGTGCTCGAGGCCACGGCGGAACTGGTCATCGGGGAGGTGACCACGGGGGCTCACGCGTGA
- a CDS encoding transglycosylase SLT domain-containing protein has protein sequence MSRNSARGFAVASATAVTTVGAVMGVAQAHTAQPSDDAQATASDATLLADLPIGEQAQVQTASLTRQATTQAIAADATAKKQAEETARKQAAETAVAKQKAAEEKAQAEKEAKEREEAETKAASASGGSTASFPQQASYTVAEVQAIARQIVPAGQFQCFSNIVNHESTWNYQAVNPTSGAYGLVQAYPGSKMSSAGADWRTNPATQIKWGLNYMNERYGSPCDAWDYWQANGSY, from the coding sequence GTGAGCCGGAACTCGGCCCGGGGGTTCGCGGTGGCCTCGGCCACCGCGGTCACCACCGTCGGCGCGGTCATGGGCGTGGCCCAGGCCCACACCGCACAGCCCAGTGACGACGCGCAGGCCACGGCGAGCGACGCGACGCTCCTCGCCGACTTACCGATAGGCGAACAGGCCCAGGTACAGACGGCCTCGCTGACCCGGCAGGCCACCACCCAGGCCATCGCCGCGGACGCCACCGCCAAGAAGCAGGCCGAGGAGACGGCCCGCAAGCAGGCGGCCGAGACCGCCGTGGCCAAGCAGAAGGCCGCCGAGGAGAAGGCACAGGCCGAGAAGGAAGCCAAGGAACGCGAGGAAGCGGAGACCAAGGCCGCCTCGGCCTCCGGCGGCAGCACCGCGAGCTTCCCGCAGCAGGCGTCGTACACCGTCGCCGAGGTCCAGGCCATCGCCCGCCAGATCGTGCCCGCCGGCCAGTTCCAGTGCTTCAGCAACATCGTGAACCACGAGTCCACGTGGAACTACCAGGCCGTCAACCCCACCTCCGGCGCCTACGGCCTCGTCCAGGCCTACCCCGGTTCCAAGATGTCGTCCGCCGGCGCCGACTGGCGCACCAACCCGGCGACACAGATCAAGTGGGGCCTGAACTACATGAACGAACGGTACGGCAGCCCCTGTGACGCCTGGGACTACTGGCAGGCCAACGGCTCCTACTGA
- a CDS encoding DUF192 domain-containing protein — MARWRDGRAELVVAGAGAGDRARIPLEIAASYRARTRGLLGRDAVEGAMLLTPAGSVHTFGMRIPIDVAYLDRRLTVVAVRTMPPGRLGLPRLRSRHVLESAAGAMEGWGVRAGVRVEVVEVSSPSSGR; from the coding sequence ATGGCGCGCTGGCGGGACGGGCGGGCGGAGCTGGTGGTGGCCGGGGCGGGGGCGGGGGACCGCGCGCGGATCCCGTTGGAGATCGCCGCCTCCTACCGGGCCCGTACCAGGGGTCTCCTGGGCCGGGACGCCGTGGAGGGGGCGATGCTGCTCACGCCGGCCGGCAGCGTGCACACCTTCGGCATGCGCATCCCCATCGACGTCGCCTATCTCGACCGTCGGCTGACGGTCGTCGCCGTACGCACCATGCCCCCGGGCCGCCTGGGCCTGCCCCGCCTCCGCTCCCGCCATGTCCTGGAGTCGGCGGCGGGGGCGATGGAGGGGTGGGGGGTGCGGGCGGGGGTGCGCGTCGAGGTGGTCGAGGTCAGCTCGCCGTCCTCGGGAAGGTGA
- a CDS encoding methyltransferase domain-containing protein, protein MSDDRNHPDKIFEDLLAEGAAVPTEGWDFSWFEGRATEARPSWGYAVSLAGRLAGATAVLDIQTGGGEVLDFALARAAAAPALTVATEGWPANVAKATALLRPRGIAVVDSPEDAPLPFADAAFDLVTSRHPVRPLWGEIARVLQPGGTYFAQHVGPRSVYELVEYFLGPQPEAASHDRHPDIERAGAEAAGLEIVDLRAERLRIEFHDIAAVVHFLRKVVWMVPGFTVEAHEPRLRALHERITAQGPFVAHSTRHLFEARRPTI, encoded by the coding sequence ATGAGCGACGACCGCAACCACCCGGACAAGATCTTCGAGGACCTCCTCGCCGAGGGCGCCGCCGTCCCCACCGAGGGGTGGGACTTCTCGTGGTTCGAGGGTCGGGCGACCGAGGCACGCCCGTCGTGGGGGTACGCGGTGTCGTTGGCCGGGCGGCTGGCGGGGGCCACGGCCGTGCTCGACATCCAGACCGGCGGCGGTGAGGTCCTGGACTTCGCCCTCGCCCGGGCCGCCGCCGCACCCGCCCTCACCGTGGCGACCGAGGGCTGGCCGGCGAACGTCGCCAAGGCCACCGCCCTGCTGCGGCCGCGCGGCATCGCGGTCGTCGACTCCCCGGAGGACGCCCCGCTGCCCTTCGCCGACGCGGCCTTCGACCTGGTCACCAGCCGGCACCCGGTCCGGCCCCTGTGGGGGGAGATCGCCCGGGTGCTGCAGCCCGGCGGCACCTACTTCGCCCAGCACGTCGGCCCCCGCAGCGTCTACGAGCTCGTCGAGTACTTCCTCGGCCCGCAGCCCGAGGCGGCGAGTCACGACCGGCACCCCGACATCGAACGTGCCGGGGCCGAGGCGGCGGGCCTGGAGATCGTCGACCTGCGCGCGGAACGCCTGCGGATCGAGTTCCACGACATCGCCGCCGTCGTCCACTTCCTGCGCAAGGTCGTCTGGATGGTGCCGGGTTTCACCGTCGAGGCCCACGAGCCGCGGCTGCGGGCCCTGCACGAGCGGATCACCGCACAGGGCCCCTTCGTCGCCCACAGCACCCGCCACCTCTTCGAGGCCCGCAGACCGACCATCTGA
- a CDS encoding OmpA family protein, translating to MTPRLSLAVATATLLVLATAPAAQADDTTPSVPPGTEPTATAPVEVDPNDPDLKLPEGGTLAEPKVLDIKQVVEDESGDERREDTNADVTFALQAEVLFAKDSAKLGADAKARIAVIADEIKKQNTQLVRVFGFTDNLGSSSHGDVLSKQRADAVQAELAGDLNDPAITFEVRGYGEQYPIADNATEEGRKKNRRVEVTFPRTAS from the coding sequence ATGACCCCACGTCTCTCCCTGGCGGTGGCCACCGCCACGCTCCTCGTCCTCGCCACGGCCCCCGCCGCCCAGGCCGACGACACCACCCCCAGCGTCCCCCCGGGCACCGAACCCACCGCCACCGCACCGGTCGAGGTGGACCCCAACGACCCCGACCTGAAACTCCCCGAGGGCGGCACGCTCGCCGAGCCCAAGGTCCTCGACATCAAGCAGGTGGTGGAGGACGAGTCCGGCGACGAACGGCGCGAGGACACCAACGCGGACGTGACGTTCGCCCTGCAGGCGGAGGTCCTGTTCGCCAAGGACAGCGCGAAGCTCGGCGCGGACGCGAAGGCCCGTATCGCGGTGATCGCCGACGAGATCAAGAAACAGAACACCCAACTGGTCCGCGTCTTCGGCTTCACCGACAACCTCGGCTCCTCCTCCCACGGCGACGTCCTGTCGAAACAGCGCGCCGACGCCGTCCAGGCGGAACTCGCCGGCGACCTGAACGACCCCGCCATCACCTTCGAGGTCCGCGGCTACGGCGAGCAGTACCCCATCGCCGACAACGCGACGGAGGAGGGCCGCAAGAAGAACCGCCGCGTGGAGGTCACCTTCCCGAGGACGGCGAGCTGA
- a CDS encoding PhoH family protein, translating to MVTSTKRRMPDRRTYVLDTSVLLADPNAMTRFEEHEVVLPIVVVTELEAKRHHPELGYFARQALRLLDDYRVKYGRLDAPIPIGELGGTVRVELNHSDPSVLPSGYRLGDNDSRILAVARNLQAEGFDVTVVSKDLPLRIKASSVGLLAEEYRAELAITDASGWTGMSELSLSGEQVDLLFEEGHAYVPEVADLPVHTGLTIQSERGKALGRVTPEGNVRLVRGDREAFGIKGRSAEQRIALDLLLDPDVGILSLGGRAGTGKSALALCAGLEAVLERRQHQKVMVFRPLYAVGGQELGYLPGSESEKMSPWAQAVFDTLSAVTSREVIEEVTARGMLEVLPLTHIRGRSLHDAFVIVDEAQSLERNVLLTVLSRIGANSRVVLTHDVAQRDNLRVGRYDGVVAVVEKLKGHPLFAHVTLNRSERSQIAALVTEMLEDGHI from the coding sequence GTGGTGACCAGCACAAAGCGCCGTATGCCTGACCGGCGCACCTATGTTCTCGACACCAGCGTCCTGCTGGCCGACCCGAACGCCATGACCCGCTTCGAGGAGCACGAGGTCGTGCTCCCCATCGTCGTGGTCACGGAACTGGAGGCCAAGCGGCACCATCCCGAACTCGGCTACTTCGCCCGGCAGGCGCTGCGTCTGCTGGACGACTACCGGGTGAAGTACGGTCGCCTCGACGCCCCCATCCCGATCGGGGAGCTGGGCGGGACCGTCCGTGTCGAGCTCAACCACTCGGACCCCAGCGTGCTGCCCAGCGGCTACCGGCTGGGGGACAACGACTCACGCATCCTCGCGGTCGCCCGCAACCTGCAGGCCGAGGGGTTCGACGTCACCGTCGTGTCGAAGGACCTGCCGCTCAGGATCAAGGCCTCGTCGGTCGGTCTCCTGGCGGAGGAGTACCGCGCCGAACTCGCCATCACGGACGCCTCCGGCTGGACCGGAATGTCCGAACTGAGCCTGTCCGGCGAACAGGTGGACCTCCTCTTCGAGGAAGGCCACGCCTATGTCCCGGAGGTCGCCGACCTGCCCGTGCACACCGGTCTGACCATCCAGTCGGAGCGCGGCAAGGCACTCGGCCGGGTCACCCCGGAGGGCAACGTCCGACTGGTGCGCGGCGACCGCGAGGCGTTCGGCATCAAGGGCCGCAGCGCCGAGCAGCGCATCGCGCTCGACCTGCTGCTCGACCCGGACGTCGGCATCCTGTCCCTGGGCGGCCGGGCCGGCACCGGCAAGTCGGCGCTGGCGCTGTGCGCGGGGCTCGAGGCGGTCCTGGAGCGCCGCCAGCACCAGAAGGTGATGGTCTTCCGTCCGCTGTACGCGGTGGGCGGGCAGGAACTCGGCTATCTGCCCGGCTCCGAGTCGGAGAAGATGAGCCCCTGGGCGCAGGCGGTGTTCGACACGCTGTCGGCCGTCACCTCCCGCGAGGTCATCGAGGAGGTCACCGCGCGCGGCATGCTGGAGGTCCTGCCCCTGACCCACATCCGGGGCCGCTCCCTGCACGACGCCTTCGTGATCGTCGACGAGGCCCAGTCCCTCGAACGGAACGTCCTGCTGACCGTTCTGTCCCGGATCGGCGCCAACTCGCGGGTGGTCCTCACCCATGACGTGGCCCAGCGGGACAACCTGAGGGTCGGACGCTACGACGGTGTCGTCGCCGTCGTCGAGAAGCTGAAGGGTCACCCGCTCTTCGCGCACGTGACGCTGAACCGGTCCGAGAGGTCCCAGATCGCGGCGCTTGTGACCGAAATGCTGGAGGACGGGCACATCTGA